A window of Variovorax sp. HW608 genomic DNA:
CGCGAAGGCACGGCCTGCATCACGGCCATGCCCTGCAGCACCGCCGTCATTTCTTCGAGCGTCGATGCGGCCGACAAGCCATCGCGCCGCAGGCCCTCGGCAGTCTCGACGACGGTCTTGCCGTCGCCCTGTGCCAGCGCCTCGATCAGCCGGAACACATGGCCGCGGTCGACGCTGCCCAGCATGTGGCGCACGCCGGTTTCCTGGAGCTCGCCGTTGCCGAAAGCGATCGCCTGATCGGTGAGCGACAGCGCATCGCGCATCGACCCGCGCGCGGCGCGTGCGATGAGGCGCAGCGCCTGCGGCTCGGCCGGGACCGATTCGGTTTCCAGCACGCGCGTGAGATGTTCGAGCACGGTCTCGGGCGCCATCGGCCGCAGGTTGAACTGCAGGCAGCGCGACAGCACCGTGACCGGCACCTTCTGCGGATCGGTGGTGGCCAGCACGAACTTGAGGTATTCGGGCGGCTCCTCCAGCGTCTTCAGCATCGCATTGAAGGCATGGCCGGTGAGCATGTGCACTTCGTCGATCATGAAGACCTTGAAGCGGCCCTGCACCGGCTTGTAGACCGCCTGTTCGAGCAGCGCCTGCACCTCGTCCACGCCGCGGTTGGAAGCCGCATCGAGCTCGGTGTAATCGACGAAGCGGCCCGCATCGATGTCCCGGCACGCCTGACACAGGCCGCACGGCGTGGCGGTGATGCCGCCCTGCCCGTCCGGGCCCTGGCAGTTGAGCGACTTGGCCAGGATGCGCGACACCGTGGTCTTGCCGACACCGCGCGTCCCGGTGAAGAGATAGGCGTGATGCAGGCGCTGCGAGGTCAGCGCGTTTTCGAGCGCCTGCACGACATGCTCCTGCCCCACCATCTCGCTGAAGGTTCTTGGACGGTGTTTTCGAGCGAGCACGAGGTAGGCCATCGGCGCATTTTAGGTCGGCCGCCGATGCGCCCCGGCCGCGATCCAGGCCTTCTTGCAGTCGGAATTCAAGACCGCTCGTCTTGGCAAGAAGGCGTGGTGAATCGTCGCCTACAATCGTAGGTTGACGGGCCTCCCCGCATGGTGAAGCGGCCAACCGGGTCAGGTGGGGAACCAAGCAGCCCTAACTGCGTAGCCAGTGCCGGGGGTAAGGCTCGTCAACCTCATTTCAAAGCTCGAAAACACTGTATTTAAATAAGGGGTATCCAGTTAGCTCCACTCGGCGCACAATGACTGGATGGATGTCCATATCGTAGTACCGGAAGCCGGGAAGGACTACCCCCGAAACTGGAACGAGTTTCTCGACTGGTTTGGCTCCGAGGAGGCATGTCTGGCCTACCTGGAGCGGCTGCGCTGGGGCGCTGGATTCGTCTGCCCGCGCTGCGGCAGCACGGCCGAGCCGTACCGTGCCAGCCGCACCCGTCTGATGTGCCGGGACTGCAAATACCAGGGCAGCGTGACCGCCGGCACCATCTTCGAGAAGACGCGAACGCCGCTGCGCGTGTGGCTGGCTGCGGCCTGGTACCTGACCAACCAGAAGCAAGGCGTCAGCGCCCTGGGCCTGCAGCGCGTGCTCGGCCTGGGCAGCTACGAAACCGCCTGGGCCATGCTGCACCGGTTTCGCCGCGCGATGGTGCGCCCGGGTCGTGACCGCCTGCACGGCGTGGTGGAGGTGGATGAAACCTATCTGGCGCTGACGGACCGCGAAGCGCCCGCCTCACCGCAGGGGCGCAAGAGCAATACCTCGAAGATTCTGGTCGCGGTGGCCGTCGAGTTGCTGGAGCCCAAGGGGTTCGGCCGGATTCGCCTGCGCCGCATCCCCAGGGATTCCGCCGCCCATGTCATCCCGTTCGTGCAGGACTCCGTCGAGCCGGGCACCCAGGTGTGCACAGACGGCTCCGCGGCCTATCGCTCGCTGAAGGAGTTGGGCTACGAGCACCAGCGCACGGTCATGCTGGGCTCGGACGCGCCCGCCCATGTGTCCATGGCCGGCGTGCACCGGGTGGCGGCGCTGGTCAAGCGCTGGATTCTGGGCACCCACCACGGCTCGGTGCAGCCCGAGCACCTGGACGCCTATCTGGATGAGTTCGTCTTCCGCTTCAACCGCCGCACATCGAGCTCGCGCGGCATGCTGTTCTACCGGCTCCTGCAGCAGTCCGTGGTCACCGCTCCGGTGACCTACGAGGACGTGGTCCAGGCAGGTGCGGCCGGGCGCCAAAAGGACTAGTATTGCTGGATGGACATCCAGTTATTTCAGTCAGTGGAGCTAAGCGGATACGCCGCATTTAAATACAGTGATCCGAGTAGAATTCGTCGTCTCCAAGAACAATCTCGAGGCGACGACATGACCACCCACCCTTCCCCCCAGGCCGCAGCGCGAGTGCTTCCATTTGCACCTCGGCCGCGGGTCGGCCGATCTTCGTGGCCCTTTTCCATCGCTTCGGCTGTTCCGACCGCGCGCGAAGTCAGCCTCCAGACCCATGCGGCGCGGGTCATCGCCACCACCGTGAGGCACTGGCGGCTTCGTCCGGCGGCGGTGTAGGCTAGATGCTATGAAGGGCTGCCCCAGGCGAGTCCCATTGAGCTAGAACGGGAACTCCCAGGCAGCAAACCAAAGGAGCACGGCCATGTCTGCACCCGAGACAGTCCTTCAAGGCAAGGATAGGACGAATGCGCACGATCTGTACATGAGTTTGGAGCTGAGTGACAAGCGTTGGAACCTGACCTTCGGCGACGGCATCCGTGGCCCCAGCCGGTGCACTGTGGCCGCTGGCGATTGCACGGCCGTGCTCGAACGTATTGGCAAGGCCCGAGTGCGCTTTGGGATACCAGCCGAGGCGGCGGTTCACGCGTGCTACGAAGCAGGTCGGGATGGCTGGTGGCTGCACCGCTGGCTGGTCGAGCAAGGCATCCACAACATCGTGGTCGACTCGGCCAGCATCGAGGTCAACCGGCACGCCAGACGTGCCAAGACCGATCGACTCGACGGCGACAAGCTGTTGGCGATGCTGCAGCGCTATCGCGCGGGCGAGGTGCGCGTATGGTCGGTGCTGCGCGAACCCACGCCACGGCAGGAAGACGCGCGCCGGTTGCACCGCGAGCTGCAGCGACTGTCGCACGAACACACCGCCCACACCAACCGCATCGGCTCGTTGCTGGTTTTGCACAACCTGCGAGTGCATTGCATCGGTGGGCGAAACTGGCAGGCGTGGTGGGACAGCCACTGCGCGCAGGTACCGCCGGCGCTGCGCGGCGAGATCGAGCGCGAGTGTGTGCGGCTGATGCTGGTCAAACAGCAGATGCGCACGCTCGAGGCGACGCAGCGCAAGGAAGTGGAAGACCGCGTGCAGCCACAGGTGTCGCAACTGGCCAAGCTGCGCTCGATCGGAGTCGCTAGCGCCTGGTTGCTGGTCAAGGAGTTGTTCGGCTGGCGACGCTTTGCGAATCGGCGCGAATTGGCAGGCTGTCTGGGGCTTGCACCCACGCCCTATGCCAGCGGCAACAGCCAGATCGAGCAAGGCATCAACAAGGCCGGCAACAAACGAGCGCGCACCTTGCTGGTGGAGCTGGCGTGGAGCTGGTTGCGCTATCAGCCCGACAGTGCCTTGAGCCAGTGGTTCATGCGTCGCTTCGGTGCAGGCGCCAAGCGTATGCGACGCATCGGCATCGTGGCGCTGGCGCGCCGCCTGGCGGTAGCGTTGTGGCGCTACCTCGAGCATGGCGAGATCCCAGCGGGCGCCACGCTCAAGGGCGTCGCGTAGAAGCCGCCTGGCGGTAGCGTTGTGGCGCTACCTCGAGCATGGCGAGATCCCAGCGGGCGCCACGCTCAAGGGCGTCGCGTAGAAGCCACCCTGGCCCAGACGAAGGCATCTTCATGATCACAGGTCGACGCGCCCGAAACAGGCCAGGGTCACCGCACAGGGACCGTCCTACTAGATGGGGCGCGCCGGTAACAGGGGTAAGCCCAAGCGCGATGCGTGCATGTTGCATGTGGTGCCGGATGCGCATACCCGGCACGGATAGAAGGTTGTCCGAGCCTTGGCTCGAACGCTTGTCACGCCCCAACCTCGCATCACGAGGCACTCCTTCCGAACGGCCATCGCACTCTTGCCCGCACCTACCGCAATCAACGCCACTGTCGATATCTGGATGTGAAACCCCTTGACAATTCAGTCCTCATAGAAGGGCCTGTTCACGCTATGTGGGGTACGAAGCGCGCCCTCGGCCGCGACGACGCCGCTGGCCATGCAGGCCGTCAGCAGATAGCCGCCCGTCGGCGCTTCCCAATCGAGCATCTCGCCGGCCACGAAGACGCCCGGCAATGCCAGGCTCTGCAGGTTGCCGTCGAGCGCCTCGAAGCGCACACCGCCGGCGGTGCTGATGGCTTCGTCGATCGGCCTCGGCGCGACCAGCCGAAGCGGGACCGCCTTGATCGTTTCGGCGAGCCTTTCGGGCGAATGCATCTCGTCTTTCGCGAGCACTTCGTGCAGCACGGCCGTCTTGATGCCATCGAGGCCCAGCCGGCTTTTCAGATGGCTCGCAACCGATCGCGAACCGCGCGGATGCAGCACCGCGGCGCGCACCTGCTCCGGCGTGCGGTCGGGCAAGAGGTCGAGCGCCAAGGTGGCGCTGCCATGCGCCGCGATCTCGTCGCGCAGCAAGTCGGACGCGGCGTAGACCAGGCTTCCTTCGATGCCCGTCGCGGTCGCGACGAATTCGCCCTTGCGTGCAAATCGGCGCCCCCGCGTGTCGGTGAACGAGATCGCCACCGACTTGAAGGGCATGCCGGCGAAGCGCTCGGCGAAGTAAGGCGTCCACCCGAGATCGAAACCGCAGTTTGCCGGGACCAGCGGCGCGACATCGATGCCGCGCGCCGCCAGCCACGGCGCCCATGCGCCATCGGAGCCGAGCCGCGCCCAGCTCGCGCCGCCGAGCGCGAGCACGACCGCATCGTGCGACGCGGCGATATCGCCGCCCGGCGCCCTGAAACGCAAGGTGGTCGCCGGCGCCGGATCATCGGCCCATCCGGTCCAACGATGACGCATGTGGAACTGCACCCCGGCCTGCCGCAGCCGGTGCAGCCAGGCACGCAGCAGCGGCGCGGCTTTCATGTCCTTCGGAAAGACCCGGCCCGATGTCCCGACGAAGGTTTCGATCCCGAGCCCGTGGGCCCATTCGCAGAGCGCGTCGGGGCCGAACCGGCGCAGCAGCGGCTCCACCTGCGCACGTCGCTCGCCAAAACGCAGGGCGAAGCGGTCGAAGGGCTCGGAATGCGTGAGGTTGAGCCCGCCGCGCCCCGCAAGCAGGAACTTGCGTCCCACCGACGGCATGGCGTCGTAGAGATGGACCTGGGCGCCCTGCCGGCTCAGGACCTCGGCCGCCATCAATCCCGCGGGACCGCCGCCGACGATGGCGACTGACTTGTCTTTGTTCATTCGAGTGTGACCAGTTCGCCCTGCCCGGTCAGGAATGCCGCGCGCACGGTTTCGCCGGGATAGGCTTCCCGCACCGC
This region includes:
- a CDS encoding IS1595 family transposase — encoded protein: MDVHIVVPEAGKDYPRNWNEFLDWFGSEEACLAYLERLRWGAGFVCPRCGSTAEPYRASRTRLMCRDCKYQGSVTAGTIFEKTRTPLRVWLAAAWYLTNQKQGVSALGLQRVLGLGSYETAWAMLHRFRRAMVRPGRDRLHGVVEVDETYLALTDREAPASPQGRKSNTSKILVAVAVELLEPKGFGRIRLRRIPRDSAAHVIPFVQDSVEPGTQVCTDGSAAYRSLKELGYEHQRTVMLGSDAPAHVSMAGVHRVAALVKRWILGTHHGSVQPEHLDAYLDEFVFRFNRRTSSSRGMLFYRLLQQSVVTAPVTYEDVVQAGAAGRQKD
- a CDS encoding IS110 family transposase — protein: MSAPETVLQGKDRTNAHDLYMSLELSDKRWNLTFGDGIRGPSRCTVAAGDCTAVLERIGKARVRFGIPAEAAVHACYEAGRDGWWLHRWLVEQGIHNIVVDSASIEVNRHARRAKTDRLDGDKLLAMLQRYRAGEVRVWSVLREPTPRQEDARRLHRELQRLSHEHTAHTNRIGSLLVLHNLRVHCIGGRNWQAWWDSHCAQVPPALRGEIERECVRLMLVKQQMRTLEATQRKEVEDRVQPQVSQLAKLRSIGVASAWLLVKELFGWRRFANRRELAGCLGLAPTPYASGNSQIEQGINKAGNKRARTLLVELAWSWLRYQPDSALSQWFMRRFGAGAKRMRRIGIVALARRLAVALWRYLEHGEIPAGATLKGVA
- a CDS encoding TIGR03862 family flavoprotein gives rise to the protein MNKDKSVAIVGGGPAGLMAAEVLSRQGAQVHLYDAMPSVGRKFLLAGRGGLNLTHSEPFDRFALRFGERRAQVEPLLRRFGPDALCEWAHGLGIETFVGTSGRVFPKDMKAAPLLRAWLHRLRQAGVQFHMRHRWTGWADDPAPATTLRFRAPGGDIAASHDAVVLALGGASWARLGSDGAWAPWLAARGIDVAPLVPANCGFDLGWTPYFAERFAGMPFKSVAISFTDTRGRRFARKGEFVATATGIEGSLVYAASDLLRDEIAAHGSATLALDLLPDRTPEQVRAAVLHPRGSRSVASHLKSRLGLDGIKTAVLHEVLAKDEMHSPERLAETIKAVPLRLVAPRPIDEAISTAGGVRFEALDGNLQSLALPGVFVAGEMLDWEAPTGGYLLTACMASGVVAAEGALRTPHSVNRPFYED